The Gemmatimonadaceae bacterium genome includes a window with the following:
- a CDS encoding fumarylacetoacetate hydrolase family protein, producing the protein PPAPPNAREWPPPAIASRFPGMPSNASLPIARPSKIVCVGRNYAEHAKEMGNAVPQEPLIFFKPPSSLIAAGESIVLPSISTQVEYEGEIGVVLGKRLRHATEADAAAAVSGVLAVNDVTARDLQRSDSQWTRAKGFDTFCPVGPVAAPPADLSALSVVTRVNGQERQRASASDMVFTIPVLLAYISRVMTLEPGDLVLTGTPSGVGTLAPGDEVEVEVPGFSRIRNPVNKDR; encoded by the coding sequence GCCGCCGGCGCCGCCGAATGCCCGCGAATGGCCGCCCCCCGCGATCGCCAGTAGATTTCCCGGCATGCCCTCCAACGCCTCGCTCCCCATCGCCCGCCCGTCCAAGATCGTGTGTGTGGGGCGCAACTACGCCGAACACGCCAAGGAGATGGGGAACGCGGTTCCCCAGGAACCCCTCATCTTCTTCAAACCGCCGTCCAGCCTCATCGCCGCGGGTGAATCCATCGTCCTCCCATCGATTTCGACCCAGGTGGAGTACGAGGGGGAGATCGGCGTCGTCCTGGGCAAACGGCTGCGCCACGCCACCGAGGCAGACGCCGCGGCCGCCGTCTCGGGCGTCCTGGCGGTGAACGACGTGACGGCGCGCGACCTCCAGCGGTCCGACTCGCAGTGGACCCGCGCCAAGGGGTTCGACACCTTCTGTCCCGTGGGCCCCGTCGCCGCGCCGCCGGCCGACCTGTCTGCCCTCTCGGTGGTCACCCGCGTCAACGGCCAGGAACGCCAGCGCGCGTCGGCCAGCGACATGGTATTCACGATTCCGGTCCTGCTGGCGTATATCTCACGGGTGATGACGCTCGAACCCGGCGATCTGGTGCTCACCGGCACGCCGTCGGGCGTCGGGACCCTTGCCCCCGGTGACGAGGTAGAAGTGGAAGTGCCGGGCTTCAGCCGGATCCGCAACCCTGTGAACAAGGATCGCTAG
- a CDS encoding aminotransferase class I/II-fold pyridoxal phosphate-dependent enzyme, with protein MPKLADRLVTLPEYVLARVPQRKRELLAQGVDVIDLGPGDADLMPPPAALARLAEAAAIPSMNRYAFGVGLMDFREAVTTWMAKRFGLQFDPLTEIVPLIGSKEGISHLAMAYVDPGQTTIVPEPGYNSYAGGTRLAGGVPYRYALTPRTNFLVDLDDVPADVLRRARIVYLNYPNNPTGAIAPRDYLERTVRRCRELDLLLVYDNAYSELAFDGYVPPSIFEIDGARDVAIEFHSMSKTYNMTGWRCGWAVAKPEIASVLAKVKTFVDTGGFMAVQAAAVAAIESYDDFVPRNVAVFKERRDAAVRAFRDAGFTCETPRATMYLWIPLPEGLPSAQFAERLMEDEGVIVLPGSGFGEGGEGFFRISFITSPQRLAEAARRAGRVLQSLTAGVA; from the coding sequence GTGCCAAAGCTCGCCGACCGTCTGGTCACACTCCCCGAGTACGTGCTGGCGCGCGTACCTCAGCGCAAGCGCGAACTGCTCGCGCAGGGCGTGGATGTGATCGACCTCGGACCCGGCGACGCCGACCTCATGCCGCCGCCCGCCGCACTCGCCCGCCTGGCCGAAGCCGCGGCCATCCCCTCCATGAACCGCTACGCGTTCGGCGTGGGGCTCATGGACTTCCGCGAGGCGGTCACCACGTGGATGGCCAAGCGCTTCGGTTTGCAGTTCGATCCGCTCACCGAGATCGTGCCGCTCATCGGCAGCAAGGAGGGCATCTCCCACCTTGCCATGGCGTACGTGGATCCGGGGCAGACCACGATCGTCCCCGAGCCGGGCTACAACTCGTACGCCGGCGGCACGCGGCTGGCCGGCGGCGTGCCGTACCGGTACGCGCTCACCCCGCGCACCAACTTCCTGGTGGATCTGGACGACGTGCCGGCCGACGTGCTGCGCCGCGCCCGCATCGTGTACCTCAACTACCCCAACAACCCCACCGGCGCCATCGCGCCGCGCGACTACCTCGAGCGCACGGTGCGCCGCTGCCGCGAACTCGATCTCCTGCTGGTGTACGACAACGCCTACTCCGAGCTGGCGTTCGACGGCTACGTGCCGCCCAGCATCTTCGAGATCGACGGCGCGCGCGACGTGGCCATCGAATTCCATTCGATGTCCAAGACGTACAACATGACGGGATGGCGCTGCGGGTGGGCGGTAGCCAAGCCGGAGATCGCGTCCGTGCTGGCCAAGGTCAAGACGTTCGTGGACACGGGCGGGTTCATGGCGGTGCAGGCCGCCGCCGTGGCGGCCATCGAGAGCTACGACGACTTCGTGCCGCGCAACGTGGCCGTGTTCAAGGAGCGGCGCGATGCGGCCGTGCGCGCGTTCCGTGACGCCGGCTTCACCTGCGAGACGCCGCGGGCCACGATGTACCTCTGGATTCCGCTGCCCGAGGGCCTGCCGAGCGCGCAGTTTGCCGAGCGTCTCATGGAAGACGAGGGCGTGATCGTGCTGCCGGGCTCGGGTTTCGGCGAGGGCGGTGAAGGGTTCTTTCGCATCTCGTTCATCACGTCGCCCCAACGCCTGGCCGAAGCGGCCCGCCGCGCCGGACGCGTGTTGCAGTCGCTCACGGCTGGTGTGGCGTGA
- the lexA gene encoding transcriptional repressor LexA, protein MTEPLTQLERRVYQFLIDFLAENTYQPSIREIAKKFRIKSTKTVSDLLHSLESKGYIQRDESRSRGVHIFGFAAAGSTQPVPCVPVAAATDGAPVKAERYITMDRRFLPSDDVMYLRTTDDAMSGRGILANDYVMVSPSARAKDGDLVAARVAGQAKVRTLTHRGATIVLEATTAAERPIEVGPSDDFAILGVVCGVFRPYVEKEPEPPALESENGAA, encoded by the coding sequence TGATCGACTTTCTCGCCGAGAATACGTACCAGCCGAGCATTCGCGAGATCGCGAAGAAGTTCCGCATCAAGTCCACCAAGACGGTGTCGGACCTGCTGCACTCGCTGGAGAGCAAGGGCTACATCCAGCGCGACGAATCGCGATCGCGAGGCGTGCACATCTTCGGCTTCGCGGCGGCGGGCTCCACGCAGCCGGTGCCGTGCGTGCCCGTGGCCGCAGCCACCGACGGCGCCCCCGTCAAGGCCGAGCGCTACATCACGATGGACCGCCGCTTCCTGCCAAGCGACGACGTGATGTACCTGCGCACCACGGACGACGCGATGAGCGGTCGCGGCATCCTGGCCAACGACTACGTGATGGTGTCACCCTCGGCGCGCGCCAAGGATGGCGACCTGGTGGCGGCGCGGGTGGCGGGCCAGGCCAAGGTCCGCACGCTCACCCATCGCGGGGCGACGATCGTGCTCGAGGCCACCACGGCGGCCGAGCGCCCGATTGAGGTGGGTCCGAGTGACGACTTCGCGATCCTCGGCGTGGTGTGCGGGGTGTTCCGGCCGTATGTGGAGAAGGAGCCCGAGCCACCAGCGCTCGAGAGCGAGAACGGCGCGGCGTAG